Proteins from a single region of Dyadobacter fanqingshengii:
- a CDS encoding putative LPS assembly protein LptD yields the protein MAAFLIFSTVSCVQQRTKRTGKNQDKPNVTRSAKQTADSLLAVKNQAGADTTGAGKNATSKSGSVTLGDTSLTNNGLTDSTAVDSLSNPDDLQNTVQYTAEDSTIMDAVLKQVHLYGNAEVTYGTINLKAAYIRLNWVTNEVYAIGIPDPADSTSKKTIGDPIFQDGPETYNTKEIRYNFKSKKALIQGIVTQEGDGNIRGEKVKKDAEGNFYIRHSIYTTCNLTHPHYFINAPKIKMVNKKQVISGPFNLVISDVPLPIALPFGFFPFPKKKENGTSGILFPTYGEEPNGRGFYLREGGYYFAISEYINASVTGQIYSTGSWGLGVASTYSRRYQYNGNFALRFNKNKSSDEVDRDLGRGQTNDFSIIWSHAPRPRGNSQFSANVNVSSNSYNQLQEFDTQKYISNVASSSVQYNRTFGQFMRAAASLRVNQNFGQIDPTDGIKKGGKTNISTDFSFGVNQIAPFALKGGRGRWYESFRLGMDFSGNYALTNSLTAIDTSSSSLGFSIINNVDPTRANTAKVVAFNLDNLPEMLKDAQFTGRYSLPISLPNFKILRFVNVTPSLSLQGEVFTKQYAYSVEKNQVRIDTLRQAGTEYSYNFGAGVNTRFYGTFFVKGKRLEAIRHTVIPSLSFTYTPDFTGDAFGFYQKVNIKNRGLDREYSLSRFRGVGTGVSNGRASSVISFSLNNSFEMKLKTKSDTAAQQFEKISLLDNLSLGGNYNLLADSLNLSNITVNANARIGKNLNLNFNMNLDPYAYEANPRILSNQVGTKVNRYAITQGQGLANLQNLGFTLGTSFAPKSSDKAKTVPPAANGNPTVTEEQREFIAQNPELYVDFNIPWNVSLNYNFGLTKPGLSKAQLIQAVQVTGDLSLSKNFKVSVNTGFDFTAFEPTITSLTLYRDLHCWDMSFSWTPFAGSASRVSNYNFTLKVKSSILQDLKVTRRRSFYDRSAY from the coding sequence GTGGCAGCGTTTCTTATATTCAGCACAGTGTCCTGTGTACAGCAACGCACTAAGAGAACCGGGAAAAATCAGGATAAGCCGAACGTTACACGTTCGGCTAAACAGACAGCGGATTCTCTCCTTGCTGTTAAAAATCAAGCTGGCGCCGACACAACCGGTGCCGGGAAGAATGCTACGTCCAAAAGTGGTTCGGTAACATTAGGGGATACTTCGCTCACCAATAACGGATTAACTGACTCCACGGCGGTAGATTCTTTGTCGAATCCGGACGATCTGCAAAACACCGTTCAATATACAGCGGAGGATTCGACGATTATGGACGCGGTGCTCAAACAAGTCCACTTGTACGGCAATGCGGAAGTGACTTATGGAACCATTAACCTGAAAGCTGCTTATATCCGCCTCAATTGGGTCACGAATGAGGTTTATGCAATCGGAATCCCCGATCCTGCCGACTCTACTTCCAAAAAAACGATCGGCGATCCGATATTTCAGGATGGGCCTGAAACTTACAATACCAAGGAAATCCGATATAATTTCAAGTCAAAAAAGGCCTTGATCCAGGGCATTGTCACCCAGGAAGGCGATGGGAACATTCGTGGGGAAAAGGTCAAGAAAGACGCGGAGGGCAATTTTTACATTCGCCACTCCATTTATACAACCTGTAATCTGACGCACCCGCATTATTTTATCAATGCGCCGAAGATCAAGATGGTGAATAAAAAGCAGGTTATTTCCGGGCCTTTCAACCTGGTTATCAGTGATGTTCCGCTTCCAATCGCGCTGCCTTTCGGTTTCTTCCCCTTTCCAAAAAAGAAGGAGAATGGAACCTCGGGCATTCTTTTTCCTACTTATGGAGAAGAACCTAATGGTCGTGGTTTCTATCTGAGAGAAGGCGGCTATTATTTCGCCATCAGTGAGTACATCAATGCTTCGGTTACGGGACAGATTTATTCTACGGGAAGCTGGGGATTGGGCGTTGCTTCCACCTATTCCAGACGTTATCAATACAATGGTAATTTCGCATTGCGGTTCAACAAGAATAAGTCAAGCGATGAGGTTGACCGGGACCTTGGGCGTGGACAAACCAATGATTTCAGCATTATCTGGTCACATGCGCCAAGGCCGCGTGGCAATTCGCAATTTTCTGCGAATGTGAATGTCAGTAGCAACAGTTACAATCAGTTGCAGGAATTTGATACGCAAAAATATATTTCGAATGTGGCGAGTTCTTCGGTGCAGTATAACCGCACTTTCGGGCAGTTTATGCGGGCAGCGGCCAGTTTACGCGTAAACCAGAACTTCGGACAAATTGACCCGACTGATGGAATCAAAAAAGGCGGTAAAACGAACATTTCGACCGATTTCAGCTTTGGCGTTAACCAGATTGCACCATTTGCATTGAAAGGTGGTAGAGGACGCTGGTATGAGAGCTTCCGTCTGGGAATGGATTTTAGCGGAAATTATGCATTGACAAACTCACTGACCGCAATTGATACTTCCTCCTCGAGTCTGGGTTTTTCCATCATTAACAATGTTGATCCAACGCGCGCCAACACTGCAAAAGTGGTGGCTTTTAATCTGGACAATCTTCCCGAAATGCTGAAAGACGCGCAGTTTACTGGTCGTTACAGCTTGCCTATTTCACTGCCCAACTTTAAGATTTTAAGGTTTGTGAATGTTACGCCGAGCCTTTCACTACAAGGTGAAGTTTTTACCAAACAATACGCTTATTCAGTTGAAAAAAATCAGGTCCGCATTGATACATTAAGGCAAGCGGGAACAGAATATTCTTACAATTTCGGAGCCGGGGTTAACACTCGTTTTTACGGGACATTCTTCGTCAAAGGCAAGCGACTGGAAGCAATTCGGCACACCGTTATTCCTTCATTATCATTTACTTACACGCCGGATTTTACAGGTGATGCTTTTGGTTTTTATCAAAAAGTAAACATTAAAAATCGCGGATTAGACAGAGAATATTCATTATCGCGGTTTAGAGGCGTAGGAACAGGCGTAAGCAACGGGCGCGCTTCGAGTGTCATTTCTTTCAGTTTAAACAACTCATTTGAAATGAAACTCAAAACCAAAAGTGACACGGCTGCACAGCAATTTGAGAAAATATCACTGCTGGATAACCTGAGTTTGGGAGGAAATTATAACCTGCTGGCAGATTCATTAAATCTATCCAACATTACGGTTAACGCGAATGCCCGGATTGGTAAAAACCTGAATTTAAACTTCAATATGAACCTGGACCCTTATGCATATGAGGCAAATCCACGGATTCTGAGTAATCAGGTTGGAACTAAGGTGAACAGATATGCCATCACACAAGGACAAGGATTGGCAAACCTGCAAAATCTGGGCTTTACATTAGGAACGAGCTTTGCGCCGAAAAGCTCGGATAAGGCCAAAACGGTGCCCCCCGCAGCAAACGGAAATCCAACCGTTACGGAGGAGCAGCGCGAATTCATTGCCCAGAACCCGGAACTGTACGTGGATTTCAATATTCCCTGGAATGTGTCTCTGAACTATAACTTCGGCTTAACCAAACCAGGGCTTTCAAAAGCACAACTTATTCAGGCTGTTCAGGTTACGGGTGACCTTAGCTTATCCAAGAATTTTAAAGTCAGTGTAAACACCGGTTTCGACTTCACCGCATTTGAGCCTACCATTACATCATTAACCCTTTACCGCGACCTGCATTGCTGGGACATGAGTTTCAGCTGGACGCCGTTTGCGGGAAGCGCCTCTCGGGTAAGCAACTATAACTTCACATTGAAAGTGAAATCCAGCATTTTGCAGGATTTAAAAGTGACGCGCCGCCGCTCATTCTACGACAGATCTGCTTATTAA
- a CDS encoding N-acetylmuramoyl-L-alanine amidase family protein yields the protein MLKVLKLVIVASTLFASLAFVIQDDPAPAKSSRVNTVVIDAGHGGKDPGTRGRVTKEKDVALAVALELGRRIKEETPDVKVLYTRSTDVFIELGERSAFANRNNADLFISVHCNATPSSRSVRGTETFVMGLHKTQGNLDVAKRENSVILQETNYKQKYKGFDPNSPLAHIMLANYQSAFISSSLRLADLIEKKFQSVSDRESRGVKQAGFLVLWRCAMPSVLIETGFLSTPDEEAYLGSEDGQKEVAESIHQAFMAYKKDMDR from the coding sequence ATGTTAAAAGTTCTTAAATTAGTAATTGTCGCAAGCACCCTTTTTGCAAGTCTCGCTTTTGTTATTCAAGATGATCCCGCTCCGGCAAAATCCAGTAGAGTAAACACGGTCGTCATTGATGCCGGCCATGGAGGAAAAGATCCTGGGACCCGGGGGCGTGTTACCAAGGAAAAAGACGTTGCGTTAGCAGTTGCTCTGGAACTTGGGCGAAGGATCAAAGAAGAAACTCCTGACGTAAAAGTACTATATACCAGATCAACTGACGTTTTTATTGAGTTGGGAGAGCGCTCCGCTTTTGCAAATCGCAACAATGCAGACCTTTTTATCTCTGTCCACTGCAATGCCACGCCCAGCTCCCGATCGGTGCGAGGAACCGAAACATTCGTAATGGGTTTACACAAAACACAAGGAAACCTCGACGTTGCGAAGCGTGAAAACTCGGTTATTTTGCAGGAAACGAACTATAAGCAAAAATACAAGGGTTTTGATCCCAATTCTCCACTGGCGCACATCATGCTTGCTAATTATCAAAGCGCATTCATTTCCAGTAGTCTCCGCCTGGCAGATCTGATCGAAAAGAAATTTCAATCTGTGTCCGACCGGGAGAGCCGGGGCGTGAAACAAGCCGGGTTTTTGGTGTTATGGAGATGTGCTATGCCGAGCGTTCTGATCGAAACTGGCTTTTTATCCACACCTGATGAAGAAGCCTATCTGGGCTCAGAGGATGGCCAGAAAGAAGTTGCTGAATCCATTCACCAGGCATTTATGGCTTATAAAAAAGATATGGACCGTTAA
- a CDS encoding MlaD family protein, which translates to MKISREAKVGIMAVVAIVMLYFGFHILKGSDVFSRTHKYYVLYDNIDGLTASNPVLLNGLNVGRVQEIKLLQNRKNQLLVSIDVQKGVVIPGGTAAILADGGLLGGKVINLAIGTGPAMKEGDTLVSRKEAGISAVLQQQALPLVNHADSLIKNLDVVVMGFKETGLILNQVLRNYNQTGTNLQGLLDENRANLVALTSNLNKLSTSLVETEKELKPLLAKTGTLADSLNALRLGETVQNANRTIGELHTLLASVESGKGTAGKLIKDETLYNNIDRTMVSLNKLLTNLREHPKRYINISVFGKKDKGPAESPLDTTTVIK; encoded by the coding sequence ATGAAAATATCAAGAGAAGCAAAAGTCGGAATAATGGCAGTCGTCGCCATTGTGATGTTATATTTCGGCTTTCACATCCTAAAAGGCTCCGACGTTTTTTCCAGAACCCATAAATACTATGTGCTTTACGACAACATTGACGGTCTCACCGCATCGAACCCTGTGTTGCTGAATGGTTTGAATGTAGGCCGTGTGCAGGAAATCAAGCTTTTGCAAAATCGAAAAAACCAGTTACTGGTAAGTATTGATGTGCAAAAAGGCGTTGTTATTCCCGGCGGAACGGCTGCGATACTGGCCGACGGCGGCTTACTGGGTGGGAAAGTGATTAATCTGGCCATAGGGACAGGCCCGGCCATGAAAGAGGGCGATACACTAGTTTCTCGCAAAGAAGCGGGCATTTCGGCTGTTTTGCAACAGCAAGCATTACCGCTGGTCAATCACGCCGACTCGCTTATCAAAAACCTGGATGTAGTTGTGATGGGTTTTAAGGAAACAGGTTTGATCTTGAATCAGGTTCTTAGAAATTACAACCAGACCGGGACGAATTTGCAGGGGTTACTGGATGAAAATCGCGCTAACCTGGTCGCATTAACTTCGAATTTGAATAAGCTTTCAACTTCTTTGGTGGAGACAGAAAAAGAACTGAAACCGCTTCTTGCCAAAACAGGCACATTAGCAGACTCGCTGAATGCATTGCGGCTCGGGGAAACGGTTCAGAATGCGAACAGGACCATTGGTGAGCTGCATACATTGCTGGCGAGTGTTGAATCGGGCAAAGGAACTGCCGGAAAGCTAATCAAGGATGAAACGCTTTATAACAATATCGATCGCACGATGGTAAGCCTTAACAAACTTCTGACAAACCTGCGTGAACATCCAAAACGTTACATTAACATTTCTGTTTTTGGTAAAAAAGACAAAGGACCCGCGGAATCTCCACTCGACACAACCACTGTTATTAAATAG
- a CDS encoding acyl-CoA carboxylase subunit beta: MTSQDSLPQLIQVLQQKYEHVKLGGGPKKIEAQHKKGKLTARERIDYLIDTDSYFLEIGAFTADGMYAEEGGCPSGGVVAGIGYVSGKQCMIVANDATVKAGAWFPIAAKKNLRAQEIAMENRLPVIYLVDSAGVYLPMQAEVFADKEHFGRIFRNNAQMSAMGIVQISAIMGSCVAGGAYLPIMSDEAFIVEGTGSVYLAGPYLVKSSIGEDVDSESLGGASMHCEISGVTDNKFPDDKSCLDAIKRHIDKIGRPASTGFDKKTPIQPRRNPEEIYTLLPTDRLKPYDMRQILECIVDDSELDEYKPDYGKTLICAYARVDGWAVGIVANQRKVVKSGKGEMQMGGVIYGESADKAARFIMNCNQKKIPLIFFHDVTGFMVGSRAEQGGIIKDGAKMVNAVANSVVPKFTFIVGNSYGAGNYAMCGKAYDPRLIFAWPTAQMAVMSGATAAKTLLQVQTATLKAKGETITPEAEKALLDEITDRYNQELSPYYAAARLWVDGIIDPVETRKIISLGIAAADQAPIEKPFNVGVMQV, encoded by the coding sequence ATGACCAGTCAAGATAGTCTTCCCCAATTGATTCAGGTTCTTCAGCAAAAATATGAGCATGTCAAACTCGGCGGCGGTCCCAAGAAAATTGAAGCGCAACACAAAAAAGGCAAGCTTACAGCCCGGGAAAGGATTGATTATCTGATTGATACGGATTCTTATTTTCTTGAAATCGGTGCATTTACAGCGGATGGCATGTATGCGGAAGAAGGCGGATGTCCGTCTGGTGGAGTGGTTGCAGGCATCGGATATGTGTCAGGAAAACAATGCATGATTGTGGCCAATGATGCCACTGTGAAGGCAGGCGCCTGGTTTCCGATTGCTGCCAAGAAAAATCTCCGCGCACAGGAAATCGCCATGGAAAACCGCTTGCCGGTCATTTATCTGGTGGATAGCGCGGGCGTTTATTTGCCGATGCAAGCCGAAGTTTTTGCAGATAAGGAACATTTCGGAAGAATTTTCAGGAACAATGCGCAAATGTCCGCAATGGGGATCGTGCAGATTTCCGCCATTATGGGCAGTTGTGTGGCCGGCGGGGCTTATTTACCCATCATGTCCGACGAAGCATTCATTGTAGAAGGAACCGGTTCCGTGTATCTGGCCGGACCCTATCTGGTGAAATCGTCCATTGGCGAAGATGTGGATTCCGAATCATTAGGCGGCGCTTCCATGCATTGCGAAATCTCCGGCGTAACCGACAACAAATTTCCGGACGATAAATCATGTCTGGACGCGATCAAGCGGCACATTGATAAAATAGGAAGGCCCGCTTCAACAGGTTTTGATAAAAAAACACCCATACAACCCAGGCGAAATCCCGAAGAAATTTATACACTTTTACCCACCGACAGACTGAAACCGTACGACATGCGCCAAATTCTGGAATGCATTGTAGACGATTCAGAACTTGACGAATACAAGCCCGATTATGGCAAAACATTGATTTGTGCTTACGCGCGCGTGGATGGTTGGGCTGTCGGAATTGTGGCCAATCAGCGCAAAGTGGTCAAATCGGGCAAAGGTGAAATGCAGATGGGCGGTGTTATTTATGGCGAATCGGCAGATAAGGCCGCAAGGTTTATTATGAATTGCAACCAGAAAAAAATTCCCCTCATCTTTTTCCATGACGTAACGGGCTTTATGGTAGGAAGTCGCGCAGAGCAAGGCGGGATCATCAAGGATGGCGCTAAAATGGTGAATGCCGTTGCCAATTCAGTTGTTCCGAAATTCACTTTTATCGTTGGCAACTCTTACGGCGCGGGCAACTATGCGATGTGCGGAAAAGCTTACGATCCGCGATTGATATTTGCCTGGCCCACAGCGCAAATGGCAGTGATGAGCGGCGCAACAGCCGCAAAAACGCTCTTGCAAGTGCAAACCGCAACATTAAAAGCAAAAGGCGAAACCATCACTCCCGAAGCTGAAAAAGCATTGCTGGACGAAATCACAGATCGTTATAACCAGGAATTATCACCTTACTATGCCGCGGCACGATTGTGGGTCGACGGCATCATTGATCCGGTCGAAACGCGGAAAATTATCTCTTTGGGCATTGCAGCAGCAGATCAGGCTCCGATCGAGAAGCCTTTTAATGTTGGGGTAATGCAGGTTTGA
- a CDS encoding NAD(P)-dependent oxidoreductase, with product MSEKIAFLGLGNLGTPIAESLIKAGYQLTVWNRTASKADPLARLGAKVVENAIDAIETGGIVISVLADDTVVEEIFSMELAEKLGKGGIHISMSTISPETSRQLSQIHDWYEATYIAAPIFARPEAVVAGVGNIAISGKAAAKEIAKPILQGFVKGIYDFGEDPGAANVVKLAGNFMIAASLEMMGEAFTMAEKNGISRQSIYEMLTQTLFAAPIFQNYGKFVANNVYEPVAFKLALGLKDINLTLQTASDVNVPMPMADLIRNRFISALAKKRNNLDWSALAQGASDDAGA from the coding sequence ATGTCTGAAAAAATAGCATTCCTGGGTTTAGGAAACCTCGGAACACCGATTGCAGAAAGTCTGATTAAAGCGGGTTACCAGCTAACCGTTTGGAATAGAACAGCTTCAAAAGCAGATCCTTTGGCCAGATTAGGCGCAAAAGTCGTTGAGAATGCGATAGACGCCATTGAGACAGGCGGAATCGTTATTTCTGTGCTTGCTGATGATACAGTGGTCGAAGAAATTTTCTCTATGGAACTGGCTGAAAAACTCGGCAAAGGCGGCATTCATATTTCCATGAGCACCATTTCACCTGAAACTTCCCGCCAGCTGAGCCAGATACATGACTGGTATGAAGCCACTTACATTGCCGCACCGATTTTTGCGAGGCCGGAAGCCGTAGTTGCCGGAGTAGGGAACATTGCCATCTCAGGAAAAGCGGCAGCAAAGGAAATCGCCAAGCCGATCTTGCAGGGTTTTGTGAAAGGCATTTATGATTTTGGCGAAGATCCGGGCGCGGCCAATGTGGTGAAGCTGGCTGGAAACTTCATGATCGCAGCGAGTTTGGAAATGATGGGAGAGGCTTTCACAATGGCCGAGAAAAACGGCATTTCCCGGCAAAGCATTTATGAAATGCTTACCCAGACATTGTTCGCAGCGCCGATATTTCAGAATTACGGAAAATTTGTTGCCAATAATGTTTACGAACCGGTTGCATTCAAGCTCGCATTAGGTCTCAAAGACATTAATCTTACACTACAAACGGCCTCAGATGTAAATGTGCCCATGCCAATGGCCGATCTGATCCGTAACCGGTTTATTTCTGCACTAGCCAAAAAGCGGAACAATCTGGACTGGAGCGCGCTGGCACAAGGCGCTTCCGATGACGCCGGGGCATAA
- a CDS encoding SGNH/GDSL hydrolase family protein, translating into MTKRILIGIWFAVLLVSGPFIAAQPTEKVSIWKGFEKVEFTFENKNAWFVKPQKAIAGNPWVWRAHFPTWHTEMDSILLSRGFHIAYINTNDMFAHPKAMQVWDAFYDYLVNQKQFAPKVALEGVSRGGLYVYGWAKRNPDKVSCIYAEAPVCDPKSWPGGRGKGLGSEKDWAVWLKLFNVTEDEAAKFTDIPLNDLVGLASYKVPIIHAIGLKDKHVPAEENSDLLVKNYMQLGGPISVYPMTRGEQEMEGHHFPIEHPEYFANFIEQHSVPVQKNLSHMPYIQVNKGLGNAFEKFRKEKKGTVAFLGGSITHNPGWRDKTAQYLKEHFPETDFTFIAAGIPSLGSTPHAFRFERDVLAKGTPDLLFLEAAVNDRGNGFSEKAQIKGLEGILRHLYAANPNANAVLMAFAEPGKNADYEKGKEPVEVAVHERVAKHYGTAYINLAKEVYDRITAGEFSWKYDFKDLHPSPYGQEVYFQTIKELLKTDSSAATNAIKLPAPMDRFSYEKGSYHEVAEAKNLKGFTLNPDWKPADKTPTRPGFVNVPMLVGEQPNASLDFEFKGRGVGIAIISGPDAGKITYTIDGKKPQTLDFFTPWSNQLHLPWYLMLSDELSSGKHKLHLTIASEKNEKSTGNACRIVYFLVNE; encoded by the coding sequence ATGACAAAGCGCATTTTAATTGGGATTTGGTTTGCGGTTTTATTGGTTTCAGGACCGTTTATTGCCGCTCAACCCACCGAAAAAGTATCAATCTGGAAGGGATTTGAGAAGGTGGAATTCACTTTTGAAAACAAAAATGCCTGGTTTGTAAAGCCGCAAAAGGCCATTGCCGGAAACCCCTGGGTGTGGCGCGCGCATTTCCCAACCTGGCATACAGAAATGGACAGTATTTTGCTTTCGCGCGGTTTCCACATTGCCTATATTAATACCAATGACATGTTTGCGCACCCAAAAGCCATGCAGGTTTGGGATGCTTTTTATGATTATCTGGTAAATCAAAAACAGTTTGCACCCAAAGTGGCGCTGGAAGGCGTAAGTCGCGGTGGATTGTATGTGTATGGCTGGGCAAAGCGCAATCCCGATAAGGTAAGCTGCATTTATGCCGAAGCGCCCGTTTGTGATCCCAAAAGCTGGCCGGGAGGAAGGGGAAAAGGGTTGGGATCAGAAAAAGACTGGGCTGTATGGTTAAAACTCTTCAATGTTACAGAGGATGAAGCAGCGAAGTTTACGGACATTCCTTTGAATGATCTCGTTGGGCTGGCATCTTATAAAGTCCCGATAATTCATGCTATTGGCCTGAAAGACAAGCATGTTCCGGCTGAGGAGAACAGCGATTTGTTGGTAAAAAACTACATGCAGCTGGGCGGGCCCATCAGCGTTTATCCGATGACGCGCGGCGAGCAGGAAATGGAAGGGCATCACTTTCCCATAGAGCATCCCGAATATTTTGCCAATTTTATTGAGCAGCATAGTGTTCCTGTACAAAAAAACCTCTCGCATATGCCTTATATTCAGGTTAATAAGGGTTTAGGCAATGCTTTTGAAAAATTCAGAAAAGAGAAAAAAGGCACAGTGGCATTCCTGGGCGGATCTATCACGCATAACCCTGGCTGGCGGGACAAAACAGCTCAATATTTGAAAGAACATTTCCCTGAAACTGACTTCACTTTCATTGCAGCCGGCATTCCGTCACTGGGGAGCACGCCGCATGCATTCCGGTTTGAACGCGATGTGTTGGCGAAGGGCACGCCCGATTTGCTTTTCCTGGAAGCAGCGGTGAATGACCGGGGAAATGGTTTTAGTGAAAAAGCGCAGATAAAAGGCTTGGAAGGCATATTAAGGCATTTGTATGCTGCAAATCCAAATGCGAACGCAGTATTAATGGCATTTGCAGAACCAGGTAAAAATGCGGATTACGAAAAAGGAAAAGAGCCGGTGGAAGTTGCAGTCCACGAGCGCGTTGCGAAGCATTATGGAACGGCCTACATTAACCTTGCAAAAGAAGTGTATGATCGGATCACAGCAGGCGAATTCTCCTGGAAATACGATTTTAAAGACCTGCATCCTTCGCCCTATGGTCAGGAAGTGTATTTTCAAACAATTAAAGAGCTACTCAAAACGGACAGCAGCGCCGCCACAAATGCGATCAAGCTGCCCGCGCCAATGGACAGGTTTTCCTACGAAAAAGGAAGCTATCACGAAGTCGCAGAAGCCAAGAATCTAAAAGGATTTACACTCAATCCCGACTGGAAGCCAGCAGACAAAACACCAACCAGGCCCGGCTTTGTAAATGTCCCAATGCTAGTTGGCGAACAGCCAAATGCGTCACTCGACTTTGAATTCAAGGGCCGGGGCGTAGGAATAGCCATCATCTCAGGCCCGGACGCAGGAAAAATAACGTACACCATCGACGGCAAAAAACCCCAAACCCTTGACTTTTTCACCCCATGGAGCAACCAGTTGCACTTACCCTGGTATCTGATGCTAAGCGACGAACTCTCCTCGGGCAAACACAAATTGCACTTAACCATTGCCAGCGAAAAGAACGAGAAGAGCACAGGGAATGCTTGTCGGATTGTTTATTTTTTAGTGAATGAATGA
- a CDS encoding type II toxin-antitoxin system RelE/ParE family toxin, whose amino-acid sequence MALNVRLSDRARGDIEEISTYLGENFSEKSKIDFLIRLTDQLKLISEMPFIFRASATKAGVRECVLNKHTIIYYQVTDQLIKVLTIRNTKRDNA is encoded by the coding sequence ATGGCATTGAACGTTAGATTGTCTGATAGAGCCAGAGGCGACATTGAAGAGATCTCAACTTATTTAGGAGAAAACTTTTCTGAAAAATCAAAAATTGATTTCTTGATTAGGCTGACTGATCAGCTCAAATTGATTAGTGAAATGCCATTTATTTTTAGAGCGTCCGCTACGAAAGCTGGCGTGAGAGAATGTGTTTTGAATAAGCACACAATCATCTATTATCAGGTCACGGACCAGCTTATAAAAGTTCTGACCATTCGAAATACAAAAAGAGACAACGCCTGA
- a CDS encoding DUF1338 domain-containing protein, which produces MSSTHHLETLDIVLNGLMRRYKERVPDVGVILNAMASEDIVSSADNIENDHIAFRTMGVPNLGVQSFEKIFLHYGYQKRDHYFFEGKKLDAWWYSPPRETDPRIFVSELRVNDLSEESQRIIKSYTDEVTSDPVDALDLDNGEEVDAFLHRPLWRTPTVVDYKSLLQESEYAAWVIYNRYYLNHFTISVHNLPDGYNTVAAFNEFLEKNGIRLNTSGGKIKISPDGGLLQSATVAEMIHEEFANGEHLEISGSYVEFAERKVLPHFQNIPPAEITRKHRRDGFEAANADKIFESTYTTQTGKS; this is translated from the coding sequence ATGAGCTCAACACACCACCTTGAGACACTCGACATTGTTCTGAACGGATTAATGCGCCGCTACAAAGAACGCGTCCCAGACGTGGGCGTGATTTTGAATGCTATGGCGTCGGAAGACATTGTAAGCAGCGCCGATAACATTGAAAATGACCACATTGCATTTCGGACAATGGGTGTTCCAAATCTTGGGGTTCAATCATTTGAAAAGATTTTCCTGCATTACGGTTATCAAAAAAGGGACCATTATTTTTTTGAGGGCAAGAAGTTGGACGCCTGGTGGTATAGCCCGCCAAGGGAAACCGACCCGCGCATTTTCGTCAGTGAGTTGCGGGTGAATGATTTGTCAGAAGAAAGCCAACGCATTATCAAAAGTTACACCGATGAAGTAACCAGCGATCCGGTTGACGCACTGGACCTGGACAATGGCGAAGAGGTAGACGCATTTCTCCACAGACCGTTATGGCGCACACCGACCGTGGTTGATTACAAATCGCTTTTGCAGGAAAGTGAGTATGCTGCCTGGGTTATTTACAACAGATATTATCTCAATCACTTCACAATCAGCGTACATAACCTGCCGGATGGTTATAACACTGTCGCGGCATTTAATGAATTTCTGGAAAAGAATGGCATTCGATTGAATACTTCTGGTGGAAAAATAAAAATCAGCCCGGATGGCGGCCTGCTCCAAAGTGCAACGGTTGCCGAAATGATCCATGAAGAATTCGCAAACGGTGAACATTTAGAAATCTCCGGTTCCTACGTCGAGTTCGCAGAACGAAAAGTCTTGCCCCACTTCCAAAACATCCCCCCAGCCGAAATCACAAGAAAGCACAGACGCGATGGCTTCGAAGCGGCTAATGCTGATAAAATTTTTGAGAGTACTTACACAACGCAGACTGGGAAAAGTTAA